From a single Nicotiana tomentosiformis chromosome 2, ASM39032v3, whole genome shotgun sequence genomic region:
- the LOC117277004 gene encoding patatin-like protein 2 isoform X2, with amino-acid sequence MARSSQGKVITILSIDGGGVRGIIPSTILAFLESQFQKQDGSDARIADYFDYIAGTSTGGLVTAMLTTPNEKNRPLFLANEITEFYLKESPNIFPQDKAKPRFSFPRWDTVVNWVKDLYNKYVAPVYHSAEKIVEWIEAMLFRPKYDGEYLHEKIKNLIGGRKLSQTLTNVVIPAFDIHEFQPVIFSSLQAKVDDSKDCLLADVCISTSAAPYYLPPYHFEVNSSKGTKIYNAVDGGVAANNPTLLAIREATQEMWRTSSSSNKAIDDVTFVILSLGTGSAKGVLKFDVEDGKTWGLVNWFLGPGDSTPLIDVFESALSDMADIYTSMFLHGTPSNDTYLRIQIDGLKYEDTRTDNATEENLSNLVHIANDLLKRPVSSVNFETGFYEPISDKRKPVGKADWTNEMALVELAKRLSDQRKLRQKQKV; translated from the exons ATGGCTAGATCATCACAAGGAAAGGTGATAACTATTCTTAGCATTGATGGTGGAGGTGTAAGAGGGATAATTCCTAGTACAATTCTTGCTTTTCTTGAATCCCAATTCCAG AAACAGGACGGAAGTGATGCTAGGATCgcagactactttgactacataGCAGGGACAAGCACTGGAGGTTTAGTTACTGCAATGCTAACTACCCCAAATGAAAAGAATCGACCTTTATTTCTTGCAAATGAGATTACTGAATTCTATCTGAAGGAGAGCCCAAATATATTCCCGCAAGATAAAGCAAAGCCCCG GTTTAGCTTTCCTAGGTGGGACACTGTAGTTAATTGGGTTAAGGACCTTTACAACAAATATGTTGCCCCTGTATACCATAGTGCAGAAAAAATTGTTGAATGGATCGAGGCCATGTTGTTTCGTCCTAAATATGATGGAGAGTATTTGCATGAGAAAATCAAGAATTTGATTGGAGGTcgaaagcttagccaaacactaaCTAATGTTGTCATTCCTGCCTTTGATATTCATGAGTTCCAGCCAGTTATCTTTTCATCTTTACag GCGAAAGTGGACGACTCAAAGGATTGTCTACTAGCAGATGTTTGCATCTCTACATCTGCAGCACCATATTACCTTCCTCCTTATCATTTTGAAGTTAACTCATCCAAAGGTACCAAAATATATAACGCTGTCGACGGTGGTGTTGCGGCTAATAATCCT ACTTTGCTTGCAATACGAGAAGCTACACAAGAGATGTGGAGAACTTCATCATCAAGTAACAAAGCTATAGATGATGTTACATTTGTTATACTTTCACTGGGCACTGGATCAGCAAAAGGGGTTCTAAAGTTTGATGTTGAAGATGGTAAGACGTGGGGACTGGTCAATTGGTTTTTGGGGCCAGGAGATAGCACTCCCCTCATTGATGTTTTTGAGTCTGCCTTGAGTGATATGGCTGATATTTATACATCTATGTTCCTACATGGCACTCCATCAAATGATACTTACCTCAGGATTCAG ATTGATGGCTTGAAATATGAAGATACAAGGACTGACAATGCAACAGAAGAAAATCTCAGCAACTTGGTGCATATAGCAAATGACCTGTTGAAGCGCCCTGTTTCTTCTGTCAACTTCGAAACTGGTTTTTATGAACCCATCTCAGACAAGCGCAAACCTGTAGGAAAAGCCGATTGGACCAACGAAATGGCTCTTGTTGA GTTGGCAAAAAGATTGTCAGATCAAAGAAAGCTCCGCCAAAAACAAAAGGTTTGA
- the LOC117277004 gene encoding patatin-like protein 2 isoform X1 gives MARSSQGKVITILSIDGGGVRGIIPSTILAFLESQFQKQDGSDARIADYFDYIAGTSTGGLVTAMLTTPNEKNRPLFRADEITEFYLKESPNIFPQDKAKPRFSFPGWDTVVNWVKDLYNKYVAPVYHSAEKIVEWIEAMLFRPKYDGEYLHEKIKNLIGGRKLSQTLTNVVIPAFDIHEFQPVIFSSLQAKVDDSKDCLLADVCISTSAAPYYLPPYHFEVNSSKGTKIYNAVDGGVAANNPTLLAIREATQEMWRTSSSSNKAIDDVTFVILSLGTGSAKGVLKFDVEDGKTWGLVNWFLGPGDSTPLIDVFESALSDMADIYTSMFLHGTPSNDTYLRIQIDGLKYEDTRTDNATEENLSNLVHIANDLLKRPVSSVNFETGFYEPISDKRKPVGKADWTNEMALVELAKRLSDQRKLRQKQKV, from the exons ATGGCTAGATCATCACAAGGAAAGGTGATAACTATTCTTAGCATTGATGGTGGAGGTGTAAGAGGGATAATTCCTAGTACAATTCTTGCTTTTCTTGAATCCCAATTCCAG AAACAGGACGGAAGTGATGCTAGGATCgcagactactttgactacataGCAGGGACAAGCACTGGAGGTTTAGTTACTGCAATGCTAACTACCCCAAATGAAAAGAATCGACCTTTATTTCGTGCAGATGAGATTACTGAATTCTATCTGAAGGAGAGCCCAAATATATTCCCGCAAGATAAAGCAAAGCCCCG GTTTAGCTTTCCTGGGTGGGACACTGTAGTTAATTGGGTTAAGGACCTTTACAACAAATATGTTGCCCCTGTATACCATAGTGCAGAAAAAATTGTTGAATGGATCGAGGCCATGTTGTTTCGTCCTAAATATGATGGAGAGTATTTGCATGAGAAAATCAAGAATTTGATTGGAGGTcgaaagcttagccaaacactaaCTAATGTTGTTATTCCTGCCTTTGATATTCATGAGTTCCAGCCAGTTATCTTTTCATCTTTACag GCGAAAGTGGACGACTCAAAGGATTGTCTACTAGCAGATGTTTGCATCTCTACATCTGCAGCACCATATTACCTTCCTCCTTATCATTTTGAAGTTAACTCATCCAAAGGTACCAAAATATATAACGCTGTCGACGGTGGTGTTGCGGCTAATAATCCT ACTTTGCTTGCAATACGAGAAGCTACACAAGAGATGTGGAGAACTTCATCATCAAGTAACAAAGCTATAGATGATGTTACATTTGTTATACTTTCACTGGGCACTGGATCAGCAAAAGGGGTTCTAAAGTTTGATGTTGAAGATGGTAAGACGTGGGGACTGGTCAATTGGTTTTTGGGGCCAGGAGATAGCACTCCCCTCATTGATGTTTTTGAGTCTGCCTTGAGTGATATGGCTGATATTTATACATCTATGTTCCTACATGGCACTCCATCAAATGATACTTACCTCAGGATTCAG ATTGATGGCTTGAAATATGAAGATACAAGGACTGACAATGCAACAGAAGAAAATCTCAGCAACTTGGTGCATATAGCAAATGACCTGTTGAAGCGCCCTGTTTCTTCTGTCAACTTCGAAACTGGTTTTTATGAACCCATCTCAGACAAGCGCAAACCTGTAGGAAAAGCCGATTGGACCAACGAAATGGCTCTTGTTGA GTTGGCAAAAAGATTGTCAGATCAAAGAAAGCTCCGCCAAAAACAAAAGGTTTGA
- the LOC104120629 gene encoding calmodulin-like protein 30, with product MSNSTTSSLYFRFNRFRKSLSKSRPSFNLSKVKKTPSMSLANFRPKAEEMKRVFDKFDTNKDGKISQEEYKTAMKMMGSGGNTKTYDVGDAFQAADTDGDGFINFKEFMRVQNLEGGVNPTDIRSAFKAFDLDGDGKISAEELLQVQRMLGEKCSLENCKKMVRGVDANGDGLIDMNEFVTMMTRTMKLVSSRGIDSLCID from the coding sequence ATGTCGAATAGTACCACGAGTTCCCTCTATTTTCGTTTCAACAGGTTTAGAAAGTCATTGTCCAAATCTCGTCCATCATTTAATCTATCAAAGGTAAAGAAAACGCCAAGCATGTCGTTGGCTAATTTTCGCCCAAAAGCGGAGGAAATGAAAAGGGTTTTTGACAAATTTGACACTAACAAAGATGGAAAGATCTCACAAGAAGAATACAAAACAGCTATGAAGATGATGGGCAGTGGAGGAAATACGAAAACTTATGACGTTGGCGATGCATTTCAGGCTGCAGATACTGATGGGGATGGATTCATTAATTTTAAGGAGTTCATGAGAGTGCAGAATCTTGAAGGTGGTGTGAATCCAACTGATATTAGAAGCGCTTTCAAGGCATTTGATTTGGATGGTGATGGCAAAATTAGCGCAGAGGAATTGTTGCAGGTTCAACGAATGCTAGGAGAAAAATGTAGCTTGGAGAATTGCAAGAAAATGGTGAGAGGTGTTGATGCTAATGGGGATGGACTTATAGATATGAACGAATTTGTGACCATGATGACGCGCACCATGAAACTAGTCTCGAGTCGAGGGATCGATTCACTCTGTATAGATTGA